The following coding sequences lie in one Saccharopolyspora hordei genomic window:
- a CDS encoding carboxylesterase/lipase family protein — protein sequence MSAGPVVQLRSGAVRGRTVAGIHRFLGVPYARPPIGEDRFRPPRPAQPWTGVRDALTYGPTAPQPAFALPPELDLQYPTVPGEDCLNLNVWTSDLGAAGHPVLVWLHGGGMEGGSSVGYDGSRFARDGVVCVTLNYRLGVEGFLHLDDGVVNLGLLDQVAALEWVQDNIAAFGGDPDNVTIAGQSSGAMFVGMLLTAPRARGLFRRAILQSGAGNAVVDPETAHHVGRVLAGVLGVPPTREAIAAVPMPRLLRALDGVAAELAAHPDPRRWNGEPGSRVTAWKPVVDGQVLPANPLDEVAAGAGADVDVLIGSNAEEGRLSLVPFGGLGRTTDEVLAEAARLYELPVERALAVYREGNPGAAAGDLLALLQRDWWYRAPSYRLAEARARTGSTTYLYDFAWRSPQFDGLLGACHYLEVPFVFDLLDSPRFQQLTGPTPPQSLAEAMHAAWVSFVAAGEPGWPAYDLVSRPVQRFDERPRLVHDPAPGERTVWDGVF from the coding sequence ATGAGCGCAGGTCCCGTCGTCCAGCTCCGCTCCGGTGCCGTCCGCGGCCGCACGGTCGCGGGCATCCACCGCTTCCTGGGCGTCCCGTACGCGAGGCCGCCGATCGGGGAGGACCGGTTCCGCCCACCCCGACCGGCGCAGCCCTGGACGGGAGTGCGCGACGCCCTCACCTACGGGCCCACCGCGCCCCAGCCCGCCTTCGCGCTGCCCCCGGAGCTGGACCTGCAGTACCCGACCGTCCCCGGCGAGGACTGCCTGAACCTCAACGTGTGGACCAGCGACCTCGGCGCGGCCGGTCACCCCGTGCTGGTGTGGCTCCACGGCGGCGGGATGGAGGGCGGCAGCAGCGTCGGCTACGACGGCAGCCGGTTCGCGCGCGACGGGGTGGTCTGCGTGACGCTCAACTACCGGCTCGGCGTGGAGGGCTTCCTGCACCTCGACGACGGCGTCGTCAACCTCGGCCTGCTCGACCAGGTCGCCGCCCTGGAGTGGGTGCAGGACAACATCGCGGCGTTCGGCGGCGACCCGGACAACGTCACCATCGCCGGCCAGTCGTCCGGGGCGATGTTCGTCGGCATGCTGCTCACCGCGCCCCGCGCCCGCGGCCTGTTCCGGCGCGCGATCCTGCAGAGCGGCGCGGGGAACGCCGTGGTCGACCCGGAGACGGCGCACCACGTCGGGCGGGTCCTGGCCGGCGTCCTGGGTGTCCCGCCGACCCGGGAGGCGATCGCGGCCGTGCCGATGCCCCGGCTGCTGAGGGCCCTGGACGGGGTGGCCGCCGAGCTGGCCGCCCACCCCGATCCGCGCCGCTGGAACGGCGAGCCGGGATCTCGGGTGACCGCGTGGAAGCCGGTGGTCGACGGTCAGGTCCTGCCGGCGAACCCCCTCGACGAGGTCGCGGCGGGGGCGGGGGCGGACGTCGACGTGCTGATCGGCAGCAACGCCGAAGAAGGACGTCTGTCGCTGGTCCCGTTCGGCGGCCTCGGCCGGACCACCGACGAGGTGCTGGCGGAGGCCGCGCGGCTCTACGAGCTCCCGGTGGAGCGCGCCCTCGCGGTCTACCGGGAGGGCAACCCGGGGGCGGCCGCGGGCGACCTGCTGGCGCTGCTGCAACGGGACTGGTGGTACCGGGCGCCGTCCTACCGCCTGGCCGAGGCGCGGGCGAGGACGGGCTCGACGACCTACCTGTACGACTTCGCCTGGCGCTCCCCGCAGTTCGACGGCCTGCTGGGGGCCTGCCACTACCTGGAGGTGCCGTTCGTCTTCGACCTGCTCGACTCCCCGCGGTTCCAGCAGCTCACCGGGCCGACCCCGCCCCAGTCGCTGGCGGAGGCGATGCACGCGGCCTGGGTGTCCTTCGTCGCCGCGGGCGAGCCGGGCTGGCCCGCCTACGACCTGGTCAGCAGGCCGGTCCAGCGCTTCGACGAGCGACCCCGCCTCGTCCACGACCCGGCTCCGGGTGAGCGGACCGTCTGGGACGGCGTGTTCTGA
- a CDS encoding tyrosine-protein phosphatase codes for MSTTDPLDRLVNLRDLGGQPIGDGAMTRPGVVYRSDAPHRGDREPEGMPSWPPAVVVDLRDSWETEGEEHPLSGVAEVRSIPLLEDLRHADVEVDDSAHDLTKLYQSIVQGAAKKLVEVFRTVLEADGPALIHCAAGKDRTGVSAAMLLSAAGVRDDAIVADYAVTDQNMFKVLQRLDAAPVLPPGVDEEQVRELMSTPTEAIESVLATFARYEDRAAGWLRAHGAAEDELTRWRQKFAGGA; via the coding sequence TTGTCGACGACGGATCCGCTGGACCGGCTGGTCAACCTGCGCGACCTGGGCGGTCAGCCCATCGGCGACGGTGCGATGACACGCCCGGGCGTGGTGTACCGGAGTGACGCCCCGCACCGCGGCGACCGCGAGCCGGAGGGCATGCCCAGCTGGCCGCCGGCGGTGGTGGTGGACCTGCGCGACTCGTGGGAGACGGAGGGCGAGGAGCACCCGCTGTCCGGTGTCGCGGAGGTGCGCAGCATCCCGCTGCTGGAGGACCTCCGGCACGCCGACGTCGAGGTCGACGACTCGGCGCACGACCTGACCAAGCTCTACCAGTCGATCGTCCAGGGCGCGGCGAAGAAGCTGGTCGAGGTGTTCCGCACCGTGCTGGAGGCGGACGGCCCGGCGCTCATCCACTGCGCGGCGGGCAAGGACCGCACGGGCGTGTCGGCGGCGATGCTGCTGAGCGCGGCCGGGGTGCGCGACGACGCCATCGTGGCCGACTACGCGGTCACCGACCAGAACATGTTCAAGGTGCTGCAGCGGCTCGACGCCGCCCCGGTGCTGCCGCCCGGGGTGGACGAGGAGCAGGTCCGGGAGCTGATGTCGACCCCCACGGAGGCGATCGAGAGCGTGCTCGCCACCTTCGCCCGCTACGAGGACCGGGCGGCGGGCTGGCTGCGGGCCCACGGCGCGGCGGAGGACGAGCTGACCCGGTGGCGCCAGAAGTTCGCGGGCGGAGCCTGA
- a CDS encoding FumA C-terminus/TtdB family hydratase beta subunit, whose product MTTTKFDFTEVLPLGPDDTEYRLVTDEGVRVVEAAGRRFLEVEPSTLTALATEAIKDIQHLLRPSHLAQLRAIIDDPEASPNDRFVATDLLRNACVSAGGVLPMCQDTGTAIVIGKRTESVLTGGQDEEALSRGIFDAYQDLNLRYSQMAPLTFWDERNTGTNLPAQIELYNKAGTDPVYEFLFMAKGGGSANKTFLYQETKALLNPTRLGRFLEEKLRSLGTAACPPYHLAIVVGGMSAEYNLKVAKLASARYLDGLPREGSPSGHALRDVEMEQQVLEMTRQFGIGAQFGGKYFCHDVRVIRLPRHGASLPVGVAVSCSADRQAKAKITPEGVFLEQLERDPARFLPDVVDEQLSDEVVKIDLNRPMDEIRAELSKLPVKTRVSLTGPLVVARDIAHAKIAERLEAGEPMPEYMRNHPVYYAGPAKTPDGYASGSFGPTTAGRMDAYVEQFQAAGGSLVMLAKGNRSAKVTESCRKHGGFYLGSIGGPAARLAQDCIRKVEVLEYPELGMEAVWRIEVEDFPAFVVVDDKGEDFFAEATKPVLQISFAR is encoded by the coding sequence GTGACCACCACGAAGTTCGATTTCACCGAGGTACTGCCGCTCGGCCCCGACGACACCGAATACCGGCTCGTCACCGACGAGGGTGTTCGCGTGGTCGAGGCGGCGGGGCGGCGCTTCCTCGAAGTCGAGCCGAGCACGCTCACCGCCCTGGCGACCGAGGCGATCAAGGACATCCAGCACCTGCTGCGCCCGTCGCACCTGGCCCAGCTGCGTGCGATCATCGACGACCCGGAGGCCAGCCCCAACGACCGGTTCGTGGCGACCGACCTGCTGCGCAACGCGTGCGTCTCGGCCGGTGGCGTGCTGCCGATGTGCCAGGACACCGGCACCGCGATCGTGATCGGCAAGCGCACCGAGTCCGTGCTCACCGGTGGTCAGGACGAAGAGGCTCTGTCCCGCGGCATCTTCGACGCCTACCAGGACCTGAACCTGCGCTACTCCCAGATGGCCCCGCTGACCTTCTGGGACGAGCGCAACACCGGCACCAACCTGCCCGCCCAGATCGAGCTCTACAACAAGGCCGGCACCGACCCGGTCTACGAGTTCCTGTTCATGGCCAAGGGCGGGGGCAGTGCGAACAAGACCTTCCTGTACCAGGAGACCAAGGCGCTGCTGAACCCGACGCGGCTCGGCCGGTTCCTGGAGGAGAAGCTGCGGTCGCTGGGCACCGCGGCCTGCCCGCCCTACCACCTGGCGATCGTGGTCGGCGGCATGTCCGCCGAGTACAACCTCAAGGTCGCCAAGCTGGCCTCCGCCCGCTACCTCGACGGGCTGCCGCGCGAGGGCTCGCCGTCCGGGCACGCGCTGCGCGACGTCGAGATGGAGCAGCAGGTCCTGGAGATGACCCGGCAGTTCGGCATCGGCGCGCAGTTCGGCGGCAAGTACTTCTGCCACGACGTGCGGGTGATCCGGCTGCCGCGGCACGGCGCGTCGCTGCCGGTGGGCGTCGCGGTGTCCTGCTCGGCCGACCGCCAGGCCAAGGCCAAGATCACCCCGGAGGGCGTGTTCCTGGAGCAGCTGGAGCGCGACCCGGCCCGCTTCCTGCCGGACGTGGTCGACGAGCAGCTGTCCGACGAGGTCGTCAAGATCGACCTCAACCGCCCGATGGACGAGATCCGCGCCGAGCTGTCCAAGCTGCCGGTCAAGACCCGGGTGTCGCTGACCGGGCCGCTGGTGGTGGCGCGGGACATCGCGCACGCCAAGATCGCCGAGCGGCTCGAGGCCGGCGAACCGATGCCCGAGTACATGCGCAACCACCCGGTGTACTACGCGGGCCCGGCCAAGACGCCGGACGGCTACGCCTCCGGCTCCTTCGGGCCCACCACCGCGGGCCGGATGGACGCCTACGTGGAGCAGTTCCAGGCCGCGGGCGGCTCGCTGGTCATGCTGGCCAAGGGCAACCGGTCGGCGAAGGTGACCGAGTCGTGCCGCAAGCACGGCGGCTTCTACCTCGGCTCCATCGGCGGGCCCGCCGCCCGGCTGGCGCAGGACTGCATCCGCAAGGTCGAGGTGCTGGAGTACCCGGAGCTCGGCATGGAAGCGGTCTGGCGCATCGAGGTCGAGGACTTCCCGGCCTTCGTCGTGGTCGACGACAAGGGCGAGGACTTCTTCGCCGAAGCCACCAAGCCGGTCCTGCAGATCTCCTTCGCCCGCTGA
- a CDS encoding YeeE/YedE family protein, whose amino-acid sequence MSTTATSATQRTAPPQQAQGGVQWVPLTVGVLAAVALVIAAALVVGVKSAVLAGLGLALGLTLFHSRFGFTSAWRQLVSVGQTEGIRAHLLMLGAASVLFAPILAGGVTFFGGETEGNVSPVGLGVVVGAVLFGIGMQLGGACASGTLFAVGGGNTLLVITLLSFITGSVVGALHFPLWTSDAITLGSFSLAEDTGLGYFGALVVQLAVLGAIGFVAVRWARRHDAPPAGRPPTSRGLWRVLRGSWPLWVGALLLAALNAVVLLTRGSPWGITSAFVLWGSKVLQAVGVDVASWPYWQGERAEQLAGPLLADSTTVLDFGIIVGALVASAASGAFVLAKRLPAKAVLAAVIGGLLMGYGARLAYGCNIGAYFSGIASFSLHGWLWGLMALVGTWIGLKLRPLFGLAVPKPSDSVC is encoded by the coding sequence ATGTCCACCACAGCCACTTCCGCCACGCAGAGAACCGCCCCGCCGCAACAGGCGCAGGGCGGGGTGCAGTGGGTCCCGCTGACCGTCGGCGTGCTCGCCGCCGTGGCGCTGGTGATCGCCGCGGCCCTCGTGGTCGGGGTGAAGTCCGCCGTGCTGGCCGGGCTCGGCCTCGCGCTCGGCCTGACCCTGTTCCACTCCCGCTTCGGCTTCACCTCGGCCTGGCGCCAGCTGGTCTCCGTCGGGCAGACCGAGGGGATCCGCGCGCACCTGCTCATGCTGGGCGCGGCGTCGGTCCTGTTCGCCCCGATCCTGGCCGGTGGCGTGACCTTCTTCGGCGGCGAGACGGAGGGCAACGTCTCCCCCGTCGGCCTGGGCGTGGTCGTCGGTGCGGTGCTGTTCGGCATCGGCATGCAGCTGGGCGGCGCGTGCGCCTCGGGCACGCTGTTCGCCGTCGGCGGCGGCAACACCCTGCTGGTCATCACGCTGCTGTCGTTCATCACCGGTTCCGTGGTGGGTGCCCTGCACTTCCCGCTGTGGACCTCCGACGCGATCACCCTCGGCTCCTTCTCGCTGGCCGAGGACACCGGGCTGGGCTACTTCGGCGCGCTGGTCGTCCAGCTGGCCGTGCTCGGCGCCATCGGCTTCGTCGCGGTCCGCTGGGCCCGCCGCCACGACGCTCCCCCCGCCGGGCGCCCGCCGACGTCCCGCGGGCTGTGGCGGGTGCTGCGCGGCTCGTGGCCGCTGTGGGTCGGCGCGCTGCTGCTGGCCGCGCTCAACGCCGTCGTGCTGCTGACCCGCGGTTCGCCGTGGGGCATCACCTCGGCCTTCGTCCTGTGGGGTTCGAAGGTGCTGCAGGCGGTCGGCGTGGACGTGGCGAGCTGGCCCTACTGGCAGGGCGAGCGCGCCGAGCAGCTGGCCGGTCCGCTGCTGGCCGACTCCACCACGGTGCTGGACTTCGGGATCATCGTCGGCGCCCTGGTCGCCTCCGCCGCGTCGGGCGCGTTCGTGCTGGCCAAGCGGCTGCCGGCGAAGGCGGTGCTGGCCGCGGTGATCGGCGGGCTGCTGATGGGCTACGGCGCGCGCCTCGCCTACGGCTGCAACATCGGCGCCTACTTCTCCGGCATCGCGTCGTTCTCGCTGCACGGCTGGCTGTGGGGGCTGATGGCCCTGGTCGGCACCTGGATCGGGCTGAAGCTGCGCCCGCTGTTCGGGCTGGCCGTCCCCAAGCCGAGCGACTCGGTCTGCTGA
- a CDS encoding alpha/beta fold hydrolase, which produces MDTDTADRSSEPDAPAQVVLGLVPAGPHRIKVRAAQQDDPTSPVVVLVPAMGVPARYYRPFVADLHRQGLTVVTFDLRGQGESTPVASRRVRYGYQSLIDDLDAVLDLVESVLPQAPRFLLGHSLGGQVSLLHAARHQGRVQGVALVASGSVWYRSFPGFGRVRTLVGTQLVAAAATLLGYWPGHRFGFGGRQAASLVQDWARQARTSVYRLNGSATDYEEALREVRLPLLTVTVAGDGLAPRSSVDHLVAKAPHALRTTKHYTRADAGADDLGHFHWVRHGGELSRWVRDWIATAHVRS; this is translated from the coding sequence GTGGACACCGACACCGCCGACCGCAGCTCCGAACCCGACGCGCCCGCCCAGGTGGTGCTCGGGCTGGTCCCGGCCGGCCCGCACCGGATCAAGGTCCGCGCGGCGCAGCAGGACGACCCGACCAGCCCGGTCGTCGTGCTGGTCCCCGCGATGGGCGTGCCGGCGCGCTACTACCGGCCCTTCGTGGCCGACCTGCACCGCCAGGGGCTGACCGTGGTGACCTTCGACCTGCGCGGCCAGGGCGAGAGCACCCCGGTCGCCTCGCGCCGCGTGCGCTACGGCTACCAGAGCCTCATCGACGACCTCGACGCCGTGCTCGACCTGGTCGAGTCGGTGCTGCCGCAGGCGCCGCGCTTCCTGCTCGGGCACAGCCTCGGCGGACAGGTCTCCCTGCTGCACGCAGCGCGCCACCAGGGGCGCGTGCAGGGCGTGGCGCTGGTCGCGTCGGGATCGGTGTGGTACCGCAGCTTCCCCGGCTTCGGCAGGGTGCGCACGCTGGTCGGGACCCAGCTGGTGGCCGCCGCCGCGACGCTGCTCGGCTACTGGCCCGGCCACCGGTTCGGCTTCGGCGGTCGGCAGGCAGCGAGCCTGGTGCAGGACTGGGCGCGCCAGGCCCGCACCAGCGTGTACCGCCTCAACGGCTCGGCCACCGACTACGAGGAGGCGCTGCGCGAGGTGCGCCTCCCGCTGCTGACCGTCACCGTCGCGGGGGACGGGCTGGCGCCGCGCTCCTCGGTGGACCACCTGGTGGCGAAGGCACCGCACGCGCTGCGCACCACCAAGCACTACACGAGGGCGGACGCCGGGGCGGACGACCTCGGCCACTTCCACTGGGTGCGCCACGGCGGCGAGCTGTCGCGGTGGGTCCGGGACTGGATCGCCACCGCGCACGTGCGCTCCTGA
- a CDS encoding GNAT family N-acetyltransferase, with translation MDGAVEDQEQVPGAVEYPRQWEADVVLSDGGTVHIRPITVADADKLVAFHSRLSDRTRYFRYFGPYPRMPRRDVERFTHVDYVNRVALIALLGDDIVAVGRYDRLGEQKSAEVAFVVEDAHQGRGLGSILLEHLAAAARERGLQRFVAEVLAENSTMVRVFRDAGYQVSRAMEEGVVHLEFDIDPTEESVAVARAREQAAEARSVHNLLRPRSVAVIGASTDHRKIGHAVLTNLLTADFTGPVYPVNPEHRSVRGVRAYPSVLDIPDEVDLAVVAIPAAGVTEVLDDCLAKGVKTLVIVSSGFSETGPEGREVEREMVRAARVHGMRVVGPNALGVVNTDPEFRLNASLAPQLPGRGRTGFFCQSGALGVAILETATERGLGLSTFVSAGNRADVSGNDLLQYWQTDPATDVVLLYLESFGNPRKFGRLARRLARTKPIVVVKSGRNAVRPGLAATSVQIDDSSVQALFEQSGVIRVESVAQMFDTALLLAHQPLPQGDRVAIVGNSSALGMIAADVAQAQGLQLAGEPVDVGASAGPEEFAAAVRAAALRPDVDALVTVFAPPVAVPGTAYARAMREALQEADVASCKPVVTTFLAAEGVPDELVVPGPDGIAGKGSVPSYPSPERSVLALARVTRYAQWRAAPQGHFVRPEGVDAERARALVEAWLEAGITELDDERALQLLGCYGIEVVPFRKVSGVEEAVAAAEELGFPVALKSVSDRLRHRSDLVGVRLDVGSADAVRAAYTDIRSVSGLDEVYVQRMAVRGTSCVIDLTDDPSFGTLVSFGLSGVASELLGDKAYRALPLSDVDVASLVREPRAAPLLAGYRGVEPADLAALEDLVLRVATLAEDLPEVRELVLQPVLASPAGAAVTGATVAVGASPVAPDTGPRRLR, from the coding sequence GTGGACGGAGCAGTGGAGGACCAGGAGCAAGTCCCGGGCGCGGTCGAGTACCCGCGGCAGTGGGAAGCCGACGTGGTGCTCTCCGACGGCGGCACGGTGCACATCCGGCCGATCACGGTCGCGGACGCCGACAAGCTGGTCGCCTTCCACAGCCGGCTCAGCGACCGCACCCGGTACTTCCGCTACTTCGGCCCGTACCCGCGGATGCCCCGGCGCGACGTGGAGCGGTTCACGCACGTCGACTACGTCAACCGGGTCGCGCTGATCGCGCTGCTCGGCGACGACATCGTCGCGGTGGGCCGCTACGACCGGCTGGGCGAGCAGAAGTCGGCCGAGGTCGCGTTCGTGGTCGAGGACGCGCACCAGGGCCGCGGTCTGGGCTCGATCCTGCTGGAGCACCTCGCGGCCGCAGCCCGGGAACGCGGGCTGCAGCGGTTCGTGGCCGAGGTGCTGGCCGAGAACTCGACCATGGTGCGGGTGTTCCGCGACGCCGGGTACCAGGTGAGCCGCGCGATGGAAGAAGGCGTCGTGCACCTGGAGTTCGACATCGACCCCACCGAGGAGTCGGTCGCGGTCGCGCGGGCCCGGGAGCAGGCCGCCGAGGCGCGCAGCGTGCACAACCTGCTGCGGCCGCGGTCGGTGGCGGTGATCGGGGCCTCCACCGACCACCGCAAGATCGGCCACGCGGTGCTGACGAACCTGCTCACCGCGGACTTCACCGGCCCGGTCTACCCGGTGAACCCGGAGCACCGCTCGGTGCGCGGCGTGCGCGCCTACCCCTCGGTGCTGGACATCCCCGACGAGGTGGACCTGGCCGTGGTGGCGATCCCGGCCGCGGGCGTCACCGAGGTGCTCGACGACTGCCTGGCGAAGGGCGTCAAGACGCTGGTCATCGTCAGCTCGGGGTTCAGCGAGACCGGTCCGGAAGGGCGCGAGGTGGAGCGCGAGATGGTGCGCGCGGCCCGCGTGCACGGCATGCGGGTGGTCGGCCCGAACGCGCTGGGCGTGGTCAACACCGATCCGGAGTTCCGGCTCAACGCCAGCCTCGCCCCGCAGCTGCCGGGCCGCGGCCGCACCGGCTTCTTCTGCCAGTCCGGTGCGCTGGGGGTGGCGATCCTGGAGACCGCCACCGAGCGCGGGCTGGGGCTGTCGACGTTCGTCTCGGCGGGCAACCGCGCCGACGTCTCCGGCAACGACCTGCTGCAGTACTGGCAGACCGACCCGGCCACCGACGTCGTGCTGCTCTACCTGGAGTCGTTCGGCAACCCGCGCAAGTTCGGGCGGCTGGCGCGCCGGCTGGCCCGCACCAAGCCGATCGTGGTCGTCAAGTCGGGGCGCAACGCGGTGCGGCCGGGACTGGCGGCCACCTCGGTGCAGATCGACGACTCCAGCGTGCAGGCGCTGTTCGAGCAGTCCGGCGTCATCCGGGTCGAGTCGGTGGCGCAGATGTTCGACACCGCGCTGCTGCTGGCGCACCAGCCGCTGCCGCAGGGCGACCGCGTCGCGATCGTCGGCAACTCCTCGGCCCTGGGGATGATCGCGGCCGACGTGGCGCAGGCCCAGGGCCTGCAGCTGGCCGGGGAACCGGTCGACGTGGGCGCCTCGGCCGGGCCGGAGGAGTTCGCCGCCGCCGTCCGCGCGGCCGCCCTGCGGCCGGACGTCGACGCGCTGGTCACGGTGTTCGCGCCCCCGGTGGCGGTGCCCGGGACCGCGTACGCGCGGGCCATGCGGGAAGCCCTGCAGGAGGCCGACGTCGCGAGCTGCAAACCCGTGGTGACCACCTTCCTGGCCGCCGAGGGCGTGCCGGACGAGCTGGTGGTGCCGGGCCCGGACGGCATCGCGGGCAAGGGCTCCGTGCCGTCGTACCCGAGCCCGGAGCGCTCGGTGCTGGCACTGGCCCGGGTGACCCGCTACGCGCAGTGGCGGGCCGCCCCGCAAGGTCACTTCGTCCGTCCGGAGGGGGTCGACGCGGAGCGGGCCCGGGCCCTGGTCGAGGCGTGGCTGGAGGCGGGGATCACCGAGCTCGACGACGAGCGCGCGTTGCAGCTGCTCGGCTGCTACGGCATCGAGGTGGTGCCGTTCCGCAAGGTGAGCGGTGTCGAGGAGGCCGTGGCCGCGGCCGAGGAACTGGGCTTCCCCGTGGCGCTGAAGTCGGTCAGCGACCGGCTCCGGCACCGCAGCGACCTGGTCGGCGTCCGGCTCGACGTGGGCAGCGCCGACGCGGTGCGGGCGGCCTACACCGACATCCGCAGCGTCTCCGGGCTCGACGAGGTGTACGTGCAGCGGATGGCGGTGCGCGGGACCTCGTGCGTCATCGACCTCACCGACGACCCGTCGTTCGGCACGCTGGTGTCCTTCGGGCTCTCCGGGGTGGCCAGCGAACTGCTCGGGGACAAGGCCTACCGCGCGCTGCCGCTGTCCGACGTGGACGTGGCGTCGCTGGTCCGCGAGCCCCGGGCGGCGCCGCTGCTGGCCGGGTACCGCGGTGTGGAACCGGCCGACCTCGCCGCGCTGGAGGACCTGGTGCTGCGGGTCGCGACGTTGGCCGAGGACCTGCCGGAGGTGCGCGAACTGGTGTTGCAGCCGGTGCTCGCCTCCCCGGCGGGGGCGGCGGTCACCGGCGCCACGGTGGCCGTCGGGGCCTCCCCGGTGGCGCCGGACACGGGGCCGCGGCGGCTCCGCTGA
- a CDS encoding acetoin utilization protein AcuC has protein sequence MGSQCAVVWDESVLDYDLGGHHPLHPVRLDLTMRLARALGVLDGVEVLTPERAADDELLRVHTPEYLEAVRAAPMAGWEVGHGLGTEDNPIFDRMHDAAALIAGASIRAAEQIVSGKADRAVNIAGGLHHAMADRAAGFCIYNDCAIAIAWMLEQGVERIAYVDIDVHHGDGVQAAFYDDPRVMTISLHQHPVTLWPGTGFSTEVGGGAADGTAVNVPLPPGTGDADWRRAFHAVVPSVLEAFRPQVLVTQCGADAHRDDPLADLAKSVDGQRATYQDLRSLADSCAGGKWLALGGGGYSLYRVVPRAWTHLLATLLDRDIAPETTIPEDWMAHAVRVAGNVPVPASMTDEADPSFERWAGVTTSSVDTAIRDTRHAVFPLHGLDPADSRD, from the coding sequence ATGGGTTCTCAGTGCGCGGTGGTGTGGGACGAGTCGGTGCTGGACTACGACCTCGGCGGGCACCACCCGCTGCACCCGGTCCGCCTCGACCTGACCATGCGGTTGGCCCGTGCGCTCGGCGTCCTGGACGGGGTCGAGGTGCTCACGCCGGAGCGGGCGGCCGACGACGAGCTGCTGCGGGTGCACACCCCGGAGTACCTCGAGGCGGTCCGCGCCGCCCCGATGGCCGGCTGGGAGGTGGGCCACGGGCTCGGCACCGAGGACAACCCGATCTTCGACCGCATGCACGACGCGGCGGCGCTGATCGCGGGTGCGTCGATCCGGGCCGCCGAGCAGATCGTGTCCGGGAAGGCGGACCGGGCGGTCAACATCGCGGGCGGGTTGCACCACGCGATGGCCGACCGCGCGGCGGGGTTCTGCATCTACAACGACTGCGCGATCGCCATCGCGTGGATGCTCGAGCAGGGCGTGGAGCGCATCGCCTACGTCGACATCGACGTGCACCACGGCGACGGGGTGCAGGCGGCGTTCTACGACGACCCGCGGGTGATGACCATCTCGCTGCACCAGCACCCGGTGACGCTGTGGCCCGGAACCGGGTTCAGCACGGAGGTCGGCGGGGGAGCGGCGGACGGCACCGCGGTGAACGTCCCGCTGCCGCCGGGCACCGGTGACGCCGACTGGCGGCGCGCGTTCCACGCCGTGGTGCCCTCGGTGCTCGAGGCGTTCCGGCCGCAGGTGCTGGTCACCCAGTGCGGGGCGGACGCGCACCGCGACGACCCGCTGGCGGACCTGGCGAAGAGCGTGGACGGCCAGCGCGCGACCTACCAGGACCTGCGGTCGCTGGCCGACAGCTGCGCCGGCGGCAAGTGGCTGGCGCTGGGCGGTGGTGGCTACTCGCTGTACCGCGTCGTGCCGCGCGCCTGGACCCACCTGCTGGCGACCCTGCTGGACCGGGACATCGCTCCGGAGACGACGATCCCGGAGGATTGGATGGCGCACGCGGTGCGGGTGGCGGGGAACGTGCCGGTGCCGGCGTCGATGACCGACGAAGCCGACCCGTCGTTCGAGCGGTGGGCGGGCGTGACCACGTCCTCGGTGGACACCGCGATCCGCGACACCCGCCACGCGGTGTTCCCGTTGCACGGTCTCGACCCGGCCGACAGCCGTGACTGA
- a CDS encoding sulfurtransferase: MHPLISTDDLMTALQGESPPTLLDVRWSLLGPPGREAYDAGHLPGAVFVDLDAELAAEPGPAGRHPLPEPDALEAVLRRAGVRTGRPVVVYDADNGSAAARAWWLLRWAGHREVAVLDGGYAAWVAEARPTTTEPPQPTGGDVRVRPGSMPVLDADGAARLAREGTLLDARAPERYRGEVEPMDPRAGHVPGALNAPFAAHVGDSGRWRSADELAAHFAAVGVDRSAPIGAYCGSGVTACSVLLALEVAGVTDPEHPAALYAGSWSNWSADPDRPAATGPDAG; encoded by the coding sequence ATGCATCCTTTGATCAGTACCGATGATCTCATGACCGCGTTGCAGGGGGAGTCACCCCCGACCCTGCTCGACGTCCGCTGGTCCTTGCTCGGACCGCCCGGGCGGGAGGCCTACGACGCGGGGCACCTGCCGGGCGCGGTGTTCGTCGACCTGGACGCCGAACTGGCCGCCGAACCCGGTCCGGCAGGCCGCCACCCGCTGCCCGAACCGGACGCCCTCGAAGCCGTCCTGCGGCGCGCCGGTGTGCGCACCGGCCGACCGGTGGTCGTCTACGACGCCGACAACGGCTCCGCGGCCGCCCGGGCCTGGTGGCTGCTGCGGTGGGCCGGGCACCGGGAGGTCGCGGTGCTCGACGGCGGCTACGCGGCGTGGGTCGCCGAGGCCCGCCCGACCACGACCGAGCCACCGCAGCCGACTGGAGGCGACGTCCGGGTCCGCCCGGGGTCGATGCCGGTGCTGGACGCCGACGGTGCGGCGCGACTGGCGCGCGAAGGCACCCTGCTGGACGCCCGCGCGCCGGAGCGGTACCGGGGCGAGGTCGAGCCGATGGACCCGCGGGCCGGGCACGTGCCGGGTGCGCTGAACGCGCCGTTCGCCGCGCACGTGGGTGACTCGGGGCGGTGGCGGTCGGCGGACGAGCTGGCGGCGCACTTCGCCGCGGTCGGCGTCGACCGGTCAGCGCCGATCGGGGCCTACTGCGGCTCGGGCGTGACGGCGTGCTCGGTGCTGCTCGCCCTGGAGGTCGCCGGCGTGACCGACCCGGAGCACCCGGCTGCGCTGTACGCGGGTTCGTGGTCGAACTGGTCCGCGGACCCGGACCGCCCCGCCGCCACCGGGCCGGACGCGGGCTGA